A part of Ignavibacteriales bacterium genomic DNA contains:
- a CDS encoding acyl-CoA dehydrogenase produces the protein MEHRPFLTELTENQNIIRNTIKEFAEKNIRPVIMEYDEPQKFPMEIMQQLGELGFLGILVPEEYGGANLGYVDYAIIIEEISRVDPSIGLSVAAHNGLCTNHINRFGNDAQKQKYLPDLASGRKIGAWGLTESFSGSDAAGLKSIAIKDGDFWILNGSKQFTTHGTVGETYVVMAITNKDAGKKGISAFILEKGMEGLIIGKKENKLGMRASDTTQLAFENCKVPIENLCGEEGMGFINSMQILEGGRISIAACSIGLAQGCLDACLKYSKERKQFGKPLADFQATQFKLAEMHTNIEAARTLTYRAAWMKDNGIPNTKEAAEAKLFASEIAEKASSEAVQIFGGYGFIKEYPVEKFYRDVKLLTIGEGTSEIQRIVIARDLLKEA, from the coding sequence ATGGAGCACAGACCTTTCTTAACAGAATTAACAGAAAACCAAAATATTATCCGCAATACGATTAAAGAATTTGCTGAAAAAAATATTCGTCCCGTAATCATGGAATATGACGAACCCCAAAAGTTCCCGATGGAAATAATGCAACAGCTTGGCGAGCTTGGTTTTCTTGGAATACTCGTACCAGAAGAATATGGTGGGGCTAATTTAGGTTATGTTGATTATGCGATCATAATTGAAGAAATTTCAAGAGTTGATCCATCAATAGGTCTATCTGTTGCGGCGCATAATGGTCTCTGTACAAATCATATCAATCGCTTCGGCAATGACGCCCAAAAACAAAAATATTTACCTGATCTCGCGAGCGGAAGAAAAATTGGTGCGTGGGGATTGACCGAATCGTTTTCCGGCAGTGACGCTGCTGGTTTAAAAAGTATCGCCATCAAGGATGGTGATTTTTGGATTTTAAATGGCAGCAAGCAGTTCACAACGCACGGAACTGTCGGCGAGACTTATGTTGTAATGGCTATCACCAACAAAGACGCGGGCAAAAAAGGGATATCTGCTTTCATTCTTGAAAAAGGAATGGAAGGATTAATAATTGGGAAAAAAGAAAACAAACTCGGAATGCGTGCGAGCGATACAACGCAATTAGCTTTTGAAAATTGTAAAGTACCTATAGAAAATCTTTGCGGTGAAGAAGGAATGGGATTTATTAACTCAATGCAAATTCTTGAAGGTGGTAGAATTTCCATCGCCGCCTGCAGTATAGGATTGGCTCAAGGTTGTTTAGATGCTTGTCTAAAATATTCTAAAGAAAGAAAACAGTTTGGGAAGCCGCTTGCAGATTTTCAGGCTACACAATTTAAGCTTGCTGAAATGCACACAAACATCGAAGCCGCAAGAACGTTAACTTATCGTGCTGCCTGGATGAAGGATAATGGAATTCCCAATACAAAAGAAGCTGCTGAAGCAAAACTTTTTGCAAGTGAGATAGCCGAGAAAGCCTCGAGCGAAGCAGTTCAAATTTTTGGCGGATATGGATTTATAAAAGAATATCCTGTAGAAAAATTTTACCGTGATGTAAAACTTCTCACTATTGGCGAAGGTACCTCAGAGATCCAGCGAATTGTAATCGCAAGAGATTTGCTAAAGGAAGCCTAA